From the Vidua chalybeata isolate OUT-0048 chromosome 28, bVidCha1 merged haplotype, whole genome shotgun sequence genome, one window contains:
- the DUSP11 gene encoding RNA/RNP complex-1-interacting phosphatase isoform X1 translates to MAGRGAWRVPERWTDYTPLGRRMPGTRFVAFKVPLTKSFDQNLLPEERFSPQDLIRKLQERKEELGLVIDLTYTTRYYGREELPSSLRYWKILTVGHQIPNRKTILRFKYLVKKFLAANRDNDKLIGVHCTHGLNRTGYLVCRYLIDVEGMEPSAAIELFNTARGHPMERSNYIQDLQRRAQGSCEVKSLGSDLLRKKGSAPAKPQKQLVKHPQPPLAVPRYPGSARQGQRPGPTAQGQPQGLRQLQHWEKLELGQHKKLDHLEQRKQKKLEYQEQRKLDHVEQNHLEMEHEEKKKQKKLEHLEQRKQKKLKHQEQNHLEQRKQKLLEHQEQNHLEMEHEEKRKRKKLEHLEQRQQKKLKHLEMEHLEERKQNHLEQNHLEQRRQKKQNHMEQRQQNHLEQKKQKKLKLQEIEHQERRKQKKHNHLKQKKLEYQEQNHLETEHLEHQEQNHLEQRKQKKLKLQEQEHLEQRKQKKTEYQEQQHLEQRKQKKQNYLEQRQQDNLEQNHLEIERQEQKQQKKTDKREQKKQNSLEQNRLEIEHQEQRKREKPDKRQQKKQDHLEQNYLEQRQQNHLETEQQEQRKQKKPDKREQKQQDFLEQNNLEIEQRKQKRPDKREQKQQDFLEQNNLEIEQRKQKRPDKREQKQQDFLEQNNLEIEQRKQKRPDKREQKQQDFLEPSAPGQPCSVPPRSCCLSPPHKKKKQQQQQELCPPRRQQDMSQEQPGCRTELL, encoded by the exons ATGGCGGGCAGAGGGGCCTGGCGCGTCCCGGAGCG GTGGACGGACTACACCCCGCTGGGCCGCAGGATGCCGGGCACGCGCTTCGTGGCCTTCAAGGTGCCCCTGACCAAG AGCTTTGATCAGAACCTTCTGCCAGAAGAGAGATTTTCCCCTCAAGACCTCAtcaggaagctgcaggagaggaaggaggagctggggttggTCATCGACCTGACCTACACTACGCGCTACTACGGGCGTGAG GAGCTGCCGTCCTCGCTGCGCTACTGGAAGATCCTGACCGTGGGCCACCAGAtcccaaacagaaaaaccaTCCTGAGGTTCAAGTACCTGGTGAAAAAGTTCCTGGCAGCCAACAGGGACAACG atAAACTCATCGGGGTGCACTGCACGCATGGCTTGAACAGGACCGGCTACCTGGTGTGCAG GTACCTGATCGATGTGGAAGGCATGGAGCCCAGTGCTGCCATAGAGT TGTTCAACACAGCTCGAGGGCACCCCATGGAGAGAAGCAACTACATCCAGGACCTGCAGAGGAGAGCCCAGGG CAGCTGTGAAGTGAAGAGTTTGGGCTCGGATCTCCTCAGGAAGAAAGGCAGTGCCCCTGCCAAGCCCCAGAAGCAGCTGGTgaagcacccccagccccccctggcagtgcccag GtaccctggcagtgccaggcaggggcagcGGCCCGGCCCCACggctcagggacagccccagggcctgcggcagctgcagcactgggagaagctggagctgggccagcacaAAAAGCTGGATcacctggagcagaggaagcagaaaaagctggaatatcaggagcagaggaagctgGATCACGTGGAGCAGAATCATCTGGAGATGGAGcatgaggagaagaaaaagcagaaaaaactgGAGCAtctggagcagaggaagcagaaaaagctgaaaCATCAGGAACAGAATCAtctggagcagaggaagcagaagtTGTTGGAACATCAGGAGCAGAATCATCTGGAGATGGAGCatgaggagaagaggaagcgGAAAAAACTGGAGCAtctggagcagaggcagcagaaaaagctgaaaCATCTGGAGATGGAGCATCTGGAGGAGAGGAAGCAGAATCATCTGGAACAGAATCatctggagcagaggaggcagaagaagcagaatcatatggagcagaggcagcagaatcATCTGgagcagaagaagcagaaaaagctgaagCTCCAGGAGATAGAGCATCAGGAGCGGAGGAAGCAGAAGAAACATAATcatctgaagcagaaaaagctgGAGTATCAGGAACAGAATCATCTGGAAACAGAGCACCTGGAGCATCAGGAGCAGAATCAtctggagcagaggaagcagaaaaaactgaagctccaggagcaggagcatcttgagcagaggaagcagaaaaaaacagagtatcaggagcagcagcatctggagcagaggaagcagaagaagcagaattATCTGGAACAGAGGCAGCAGGATAATCTGGAGCAGAATCATCTGGAGATAGAGCgccaggagcagaagcagcagaaaaagacagataagagagagcagaagaagcagaattCTCTGGAGCAGAATCGTTTGGAGATagagcaccaggagcagaggaagcgGGAAAAGCCGGATAAgagacagcagaaaaagcaggatCACCTGGAACAGAATTATCTGGAACAGAGGCAACAGAATCACCTggagacagagcagcaggagcagaggaagcagaaaaagccAGATAAGagagagcagaagcagcaggattttctgGAGCAGAATAATCTGGAGATagagcagaggaagcagaaaaggccgGACAAGagagagcagaagcagcaggattttctgGAGCAGAATAATCTGGAGATagagcagaggaagcagaaaaggccgGACAAGagagagcagaagcagcaggattttctgGAGCAGAATAATCTGGAGATagagcagaggaagcagaaaaggccgGACAAGagagagcagaagcagcaggattttctgGAGCCGAGTGCCCCGGGGCAGCCCTGCAGCGTgccccccaggagctgctgtctgtccccaccccacaagaagaagaagcagcagcagcagcaggagctgtgtccccCCCGGAGGCAGCAGGACATGTCACAGGAGCAGCCgggctgcaggacagagctgctttaa
- the DUSP11 gene encoding RNA/RNP complex-1-interacting phosphatase isoform X2, with product MAGRGAWRVPERWTDYTPLGRRMPGTRFVAFKVPLTKSFDQNLLPEERFSPQDLIRKLQERKEELGLVIDLTYTTRYYGREELPSSLRYWKILTVGHQIPNRKTILRFKYLVKKFLAANRDNDKLIGVHCTHGLNRTGYLVCRYLIDVEGMEPSAAIELFNTARGHPMERSNYIQDLQRRAQGCEVKSLGSDLLRKKGSAPAKPQKQLVKHPQPPLAVPRYPGSARQGQRPGPTAQGQPQGLRQLQHWEKLELGQHKKLDHLEQRKQKKLEYQEQRKLDHVEQNHLEMEHEEKKKQKKLEHLEQRKQKKLKHQEQNHLEQRKQKLLEHQEQNHLEMEHEEKRKRKKLEHLEQRQQKKLKHLEMEHLEERKQNHLEQNHLEQRRQKKQNHMEQRQQNHLEQKKQKKLKLQEIEHQERRKQKKHNHLKQKKLEYQEQNHLETEHLEHQEQNHLEQRKQKKLKLQEQEHLEQRKQKKTEYQEQQHLEQRKQKKQNYLEQRQQDNLEQNHLEIERQEQKQQKKTDKREQKKQNSLEQNRLEIEHQEQRKREKPDKRQQKKQDHLEQNYLEQRQQNHLETEQQEQRKQKKPDKREQKQQDFLEQNNLEIEQRKQKRPDKREQKQQDFLEQNNLEIEQRKQKRPDKREQKQQDFLEQNNLEIEQRKQKRPDKREQKQQDFLEPSAPGQPCSVPPRSCCLSPPHKKKKQQQQQELCPPRRQQDMSQEQPGCRTELL from the exons ATGGCGGGCAGAGGGGCCTGGCGCGTCCCGGAGCG GTGGACGGACTACACCCCGCTGGGCCGCAGGATGCCGGGCACGCGCTTCGTGGCCTTCAAGGTGCCCCTGACCAAG AGCTTTGATCAGAACCTTCTGCCAGAAGAGAGATTTTCCCCTCAAGACCTCAtcaggaagctgcaggagaggaaggaggagctggggttggTCATCGACCTGACCTACACTACGCGCTACTACGGGCGTGAG GAGCTGCCGTCCTCGCTGCGCTACTGGAAGATCCTGACCGTGGGCCACCAGAtcccaaacagaaaaaccaTCCTGAGGTTCAAGTACCTGGTGAAAAAGTTCCTGGCAGCCAACAGGGACAACG atAAACTCATCGGGGTGCACTGCACGCATGGCTTGAACAGGACCGGCTACCTGGTGTGCAG GTACCTGATCGATGTGGAAGGCATGGAGCCCAGTGCTGCCATAGAGT TGTTCAACACAGCTCGAGGGCACCCCATGGAGAGAAGCAACTACATCCAGGACCTGCAGAGGAGAGCCCAGGG CTGTGAAGTGAAGAGTTTGGGCTCGGATCTCCTCAGGAAGAAAGGCAGTGCCCCTGCCAAGCCCCAGAAGCAGCTGGTgaagcacccccagccccccctggcagtgcccag GtaccctggcagtgccaggcaggggcagcGGCCCGGCCCCACggctcagggacagccccagggcctgcggcagctgcagcactgggagaagctggagctgggccagcacaAAAAGCTGGATcacctggagcagaggaagcagaaaaagctggaatatcaggagcagaggaagctgGATCACGTGGAGCAGAATCATCTGGAGATGGAGcatgaggagaagaaaaagcagaaaaaactgGAGCAtctggagcagaggaagcagaaaaagctgaaaCATCAGGAACAGAATCAtctggagcagaggaagcagaagtTGTTGGAACATCAGGAGCAGAATCATCTGGAGATGGAGCatgaggagaagaggaagcgGAAAAAACTGGAGCAtctggagcagaggcagcagaaaaagctgaaaCATCTGGAGATGGAGCATCTGGAGGAGAGGAAGCAGAATCATCTGGAACAGAATCatctggagcagaggaggcagaagaagcagaatcatatggagcagaggcagcagaatcATCTGgagcagaagaagcagaaaaagctgaagCTCCAGGAGATAGAGCATCAGGAGCGGAGGAAGCAGAAGAAACATAATcatctgaagcagaaaaagctgGAGTATCAGGAACAGAATCATCTGGAAACAGAGCACCTGGAGCATCAGGAGCAGAATCAtctggagcagaggaagcagaaaaaactgaagctccaggagcaggagcatcttgagcagaggaagcagaaaaaaacagagtatcaggagcagcagcatctggagcagaggaagcagaagaagcagaattATCTGGAACAGAGGCAGCAGGATAATCTGGAGCAGAATCATCTGGAGATAGAGCgccaggagcagaagcagcagaaaaagacagataagagagagcagaagaagcagaattCTCTGGAGCAGAATCGTTTGGAGATagagcaccaggagcagaggaagcgGGAAAAGCCGGATAAgagacagcagaaaaagcaggatCACCTGGAACAGAATTATCTGGAACAGAGGCAACAGAATCACCTggagacagagcagcaggagcagaggaagcagaaaaagccAGATAAGagagagcagaagcagcaggattttctgGAGCAGAATAATCTGGAGATagagcagaggaagcagaaaaggccgGACAAGagagagcagaagcagcaggattttctgGAGCAGAATAATCTGGAGATagagcagaggaagcagaaaaggccgGACAAGagagagcagaagcagcaggattttctgGAGCAGAATAATCTGGAGATagagcagaggaagcagaaaaggccgGACAAGagagagcagaagcagcaggattttctgGAGCCGAGTGCCCCGGGGCAGCCCTGCAGCGTgccccccaggagctgctgtctgtccccaccccacaagaagaagaagcagcagcagcagcaggagctgtgtccccCCCGGAGGCAGCAGGACATGTCACAGGAGCAGCCgggctgcaggacagagctgctttaa
- the PROM2 gene encoding prominin-2 isoform X2, which translates to MRAAGLLLAWALLRAAASQQCHPSSPGGVLRFTDRHAEIRVPALHRVPSSLDPLYGLVRRCLDLIQQNPLPTELLRTVLNDPGSVQTSQVVQYELGYVVCAAVALLFTVAVPVAGMCFCYCRSRRRCGGRLRAHRRSLGCRRRCLLACLSFTSLVILVSVTCAFVTSQRVKGQMEPGLGAVPSTLRTLRQHLANVPQGVQMVVDKFEVPRKQIISDLAGLSRSVGLSIHAQLKAITYAALADLQDRARDLQTSLHHLQIVHRTARALAAARAELEPALRERRHRVVALLDDPRCTSCASVLGRAQGLQLGADYGKVPSVEKVLKALAGLPRSDFAEMIHQGNGTFNSIPELAVERMAQVIQDLRADLARTAEKVQSIADGFPLPDYTRPVSEALEEAEHRSQPYLREAERFEHYRWIAGTVLCSIILLILACNVMGMALGTYGLSKREDPSDYECRGEAGAKFLLVGVGLAFLFSWLLILLVFATFLVGGNIQTLVCRNWVNQEIYKFIDTPGNLPPSMNLTRQLNLRRDSNLSSAYRECKSGAGLWEVLQLDSSYDLDEHLKAPKYTADFQKRLGDFTADLGEVRLLRSEGRQDLETFARSGVDEVDYGRFQEEMENPVVQTSLPGLARNLEGLQKMQRNSTVAGRLAAEARALWHMQNSTVQSQEALVAKLGESVQFLSHLAPHLKERVRRTLATTASVEARLPVQAQQILRQELGCFTRKELRYFSQYLNWVGQTLREDVASCQPLATALDNGRVILCDRIAEPWNAFWFSLGCCTFFLIPSIIFAVRLTKHFRPIRNRLISTGSEETCPFHIPRVTALKL; encoded by the exons ATGCGGGCGGccgggctgctgctggcctgggcGCTGCTGCGCGCCGCTgccagccagcagtgccacccgTCCAGCCCCGGCGGCGTCCTGCGCTTCACCGACAGGCACGCCGAGATCCGGGTGCCGGCGCTGCACCGCGTGCCCAGCTCGCTGGATCCCCTCTACGGCCTCGTCCGGCGCTGCCTGGACCTCATCCAGCAGAACCCGCTGCCCACAG agctgctcaggacAGTGCTGAACGACCCCGGCTCGGTGCAGACATCGCAG GTGGTGCAGTACGAGCTGGGCTATGTCGTCTGTGCCGCCGTGGCTCTGCTCTTCACCGTGGCCGTGCCGGTGGCTGGGATGTGCTTCTGCTACTGCCGGAGCCGGCGGCGCTGCGGGGGCCGCCTCCGCGCCCACCGGCGCTCGCTGggctgccgccgccgctgcctGCTGGCCTGCCTGTCCTTCACCTCCCTCGTCATCCT GGTCAGCGTCACCTGCGCCTTCGTCACCAGCCAGCGGGTGAAGGGGCAGAtggagccggggctgggggccGTGCCCTCCACCCTGCGCACGCTGCGACAGCACCTTGCCAACGTCCCCCAG GGCGTGCAGATGGTGGTGGACAAGTTCGAGGTGCCCCGAAAGCAGATCATCTCCGACCTGGCGG GGCTCAGCCGGAGCGTGGGGCTCTCCATCCACGCGCAGCTCAAGGCCATAACCTACGCAGCTCTGGCGGACCTGCAGGACAGGGCCAGAG ACCTACAGACCTCGCTGCACCATTTACAGATTGTGCACAGGACGGCGCGGGCgctggcggcggcgcgggccgAGCTGGAGCCGGCGCTGCGGGAGCGAAGGCACCGTGTGGTCGCGCTCCTGGACGACCCGCGCTGCACCTCCTGCGCCAGtgtcctgggcagggcacagggccTGCAGCTGGGCGCCGACTACGGCAAG GTGCCGTCAGTGGAGAAGGTGTTGAAGGCGCTGGCCGGTCTGCCCCGAAGTGACTTTGCGGAGATGATTCACCAG GGCAATGGCACCTTCAACTCCATCCCGGAGCTGGCCGTGGAGAGGATGGCGCAGGTCATCCAGG ATCTGCGGGCCGATCTGGCCCGCACGGCAGAGAAGGTGCAGTCCATCGCCGACGGCTTCCCCCTCCCCGACTACACACGGCCCGTGAGCGAGGCGCTGGAGGAGGCGGAGCACCGGAGCCAGCCGTACCTGCGGGAGGCGGAGCGCTTCGAACACTACAG GTGGATCGCGGGCACGGTGCTGTGCTCcatcatcctcctcatcctcgcCTGCAACGTGATGGGAATGGCCCTGGGGACGTACGGGCTTTCCAAGCGGGAGGACCCCAGCGACTACGAGTGCCGAGGAGAAGCTGGCGCCAAGTTTCTCCTGGT CGGCGTGGGCTTGGCTTTCCTGTTCTCCtggctcctcatcctcctggTTTTCGCCACCTTCCTGGTCGGGGGCAACATCCAGACACTGGTTTGCAGGAACTGGGTCAACCAGGAGATTTATAAG TTCATCGACACCCCCGGGAATCTCCCTCCGTCCATGAACCTCACCCGCCAGCTCAACCTCAGGAGGGACTCCAACCTCAGCTCAGCGTACCG GGAGTGCAAGAGCGGTGCGGGGCTctgggaggtgctgcagctTGACAGCTCCTACGACCTGGACGAGCACCTGAAAGCCCCCAAG TACACAGCTGATTTCCAAAAACGCCTGGGAGACTTCACGGCGGACCTGGGAGAGGTGAGGCTCCTGCGCAGCGAGGGCAGGCAGGACCTGGAGACCTTCGCCCGCAGCGGGGTGGACGAGGTGGACTACGGGCGCTTCCAGGAGGAG ATGGAAAACCCCGTGGTGCAGACCAGCCTGCCCGGCTTGGCGAGGaacctggaggggctgcagaAGATGCAG AGGAACAGCACGGTGGCCGGGCGGCTCGCAGCCGAGGCGAGGGCGCTGTGGCACATGCAGAACTCCACGGTGCAGTCGCAGGAGGCTTTGGTG GCAAAGCTGGGGGAAAGCGTCCAGTTCCTCTCCCACTTGGCACCGCACCTCAAG GAGCGGGTGAGGAGAACGCTGGCCACCACGGCTTCGGTGGAAGCCCGGCTGCCGGTGCAGGCCCAGCAGATCCTGCGGCAG gagctCGGCTGCTTCACCAGGAAGGAGCTGCGGTATTTCTCCCAGTACCTCAACTGGGTCGGGCAGACG CTGAGGGAGGACGTGGCTTCGTGCCAGCCGCTCGCCACGGCCCTGGACAACGGGCGGGTCATCCTGTGCGACCGCATCGCTGAGCCCTGG AACGCCTTCTGGttcagcctgggctgctgcacCTTCTTCCTCATCCCTAGCATCATCTTCGCCGTCAGACTCACCAAACACTTCCGCCCCATCCGCAACCGGCTCAT
- the PROM2 gene encoding prominin-2 isoform X1, whose protein sequence is MRAAGLLLAWALLRAAASQQCHPSSPGGVLRFTDRHAEIRVPALHRVPSSLDPLYGLVRRCLDLIQQNPLPTELLRTVLNDPGSVQTSQVVQYELGYVVCAAVALLFTVAVPVAGMCFCYCRSRRRCGGRLRAHRRSLGCRRRCLLACLSFTSLVILVSVTCAFVTSQRVKGQMEPGLGAVPSTLRTLRQHLANVPQGVQMVVDKFEVPRKQIISDLAGLSRSVGLSIHAQLKAITYAALADLQDRARDLQTSLHHLQIVHRTARALAAARAELEPALRERRHRVVALLDDPRCTSCASVLGRAQGLQLGADYGKVPSVEKVLKALAGLPRSDFAEMIHQGNGTFNSIPELAVERMAQVIQGEWGCHSEWGHPARGESSWGHGVGCRDHPPLQPSLGPADLRADLARTAEKVQSIADGFPLPDYTRPVSEALEEAEHRSQPYLREAERFEHYRWIAGTVLCSIILLILACNVMGMALGTYGLSKREDPSDYECRGEAGAKFLLVGVGLAFLFSWLLILLVFATFLVGGNIQTLVCRNWVNQEIYKFIDTPGNLPPSMNLTRQLNLRRDSNLSSAYRECKSGAGLWEVLQLDSSYDLDEHLKAPKYTADFQKRLGDFTADLGEVRLLRSEGRQDLETFARSGVDEVDYGRFQEEMENPVVQTSLPGLARNLEGLQKMQRNSTVAGRLAAEARALWHMQNSTVQSQEALVAKLGESVQFLSHLAPHLKERVRRTLATTASVEARLPVQAQQILRQELGCFTRKELRYFSQYLNWVGQTLREDVASCQPLATALDNGRVILCDRIAEPWNAFWFSLGCCTFFLIPSIIFAVRLTKHFRPIRNRLISTGSEETCPFHIPRVTALKL, encoded by the exons ATGCGGGCGGccgggctgctgctggcctgggcGCTGCTGCGCGCCGCTgccagccagcagtgccacccgTCCAGCCCCGGCGGCGTCCTGCGCTTCACCGACAGGCACGCCGAGATCCGGGTGCCGGCGCTGCACCGCGTGCCCAGCTCGCTGGATCCCCTCTACGGCCTCGTCCGGCGCTGCCTGGACCTCATCCAGCAGAACCCGCTGCCCACAG agctgctcaggacAGTGCTGAACGACCCCGGCTCGGTGCAGACATCGCAG GTGGTGCAGTACGAGCTGGGCTATGTCGTCTGTGCCGCCGTGGCTCTGCTCTTCACCGTGGCCGTGCCGGTGGCTGGGATGTGCTTCTGCTACTGCCGGAGCCGGCGGCGCTGCGGGGGCCGCCTCCGCGCCCACCGGCGCTCGCTGggctgccgccgccgctgcctGCTGGCCTGCCTGTCCTTCACCTCCCTCGTCATCCT GGTCAGCGTCACCTGCGCCTTCGTCACCAGCCAGCGGGTGAAGGGGCAGAtggagccggggctgggggccGTGCCCTCCACCCTGCGCACGCTGCGACAGCACCTTGCCAACGTCCCCCAG GGCGTGCAGATGGTGGTGGACAAGTTCGAGGTGCCCCGAAAGCAGATCATCTCCGACCTGGCGG GGCTCAGCCGGAGCGTGGGGCTCTCCATCCACGCGCAGCTCAAGGCCATAACCTACGCAGCTCTGGCGGACCTGCAGGACAGGGCCAGAG ACCTACAGACCTCGCTGCACCATTTACAGATTGTGCACAGGACGGCGCGGGCgctggcggcggcgcgggccgAGCTGGAGCCGGCGCTGCGGGAGCGAAGGCACCGTGTGGTCGCGCTCCTGGACGACCCGCGCTGCACCTCCTGCGCCAGtgtcctgggcagggcacagggccTGCAGCTGGGCGCCGACTACGGCAAG GTGCCGTCAGTGGAGAAGGTGTTGAAGGCGCTGGCCGGTCTGCCCCGAAGTGACTTTGCGGAGATGATTCACCAG GGCAATGGCACCTTCAACTCCATCCCGGAGCTGGCCGTGGAGAGGATGGCGCAGGTCATCCAGGGTGAGTGGGGCTGCCACAGTGAGTGGGGACATCCTGCACGCGGGGAATCCTcttggggacacggggtgggGTGCAGGGACCATCcacccctccagcccagccttggcccCGCAGATCTGCGGGCCGATCTGGCCCGCACGGCAGAGAAGGTGCAGTCCATCGCCGACGGCTTCCCCCTCCCCGACTACACACGGCCCGTGAGCGAGGCGCTGGAGGAGGCGGAGCACCGGAGCCAGCCGTACCTGCGGGAGGCGGAGCGCTTCGAACACTACAG GTGGATCGCGGGCACGGTGCTGTGCTCcatcatcctcctcatcctcgcCTGCAACGTGATGGGAATGGCCCTGGGGACGTACGGGCTTTCCAAGCGGGAGGACCCCAGCGACTACGAGTGCCGAGGAGAAGCTGGCGCCAAGTTTCTCCTGGT CGGCGTGGGCTTGGCTTTCCTGTTCTCCtggctcctcatcctcctggTTTTCGCCACCTTCCTGGTCGGGGGCAACATCCAGACACTGGTTTGCAGGAACTGGGTCAACCAGGAGATTTATAAG TTCATCGACACCCCCGGGAATCTCCCTCCGTCCATGAACCTCACCCGCCAGCTCAACCTCAGGAGGGACTCCAACCTCAGCTCAGCGTACCG GGAGTGCAAGAGCGGTGCGGGGCTctgggaggtgctgcagctTGACAGCTCCTACGACCTGGACGAGCACCTGAAAGCCCCCAAG TACACAGCTGATTTCCAAAAACGCCTGGGAGACTTCACGGCGGACCTGGGAGAGGTGAGGCTCCTGCGCAGCGAGGGCAGGCAGGACCTGGAGACCTTCGCCCGCAGCGGGGTGGACGAGGTGGACTACGGGCGCTTCCAGGAGGAG ATGGAAAACCCCGTGGTGCAGACCAGCCTGCCCGGCTTGGCGAGGaacctggaggggctgcagaAGATGCAG AGGAACAGCACGGTGGCCGGGCGGCTCGCAGCCGAGGCGAGGGCGCTGTGGCACATGCAGAACTCCACGGTGCAGTCGCAGGAGGCTTTGGTG GCAAAGCTGGGGGAAAGCGTCCAGTTCCTCTCCCACTTGGCACCGCACCTCAAG GAGCGGGTGAGGAGAACGCTGGCCACCACGGCTTCGGTGGAAGCCCGGCTGCCGGTGCAGGCCCAGCAGATCCTGCGGCAG gagctCGGCTGCTTCACCAGGAAGGAGCTGCGGTATTTCTCCCAGTACCTCAACTGGGTCGGGCAGACG CTGAGGGAGGACGTGGCTTCGTGCCAGCCGCTCGCCACGGCCCTGGACAACGGGCGGGTCATCCTGTGCGACCGCATCGCTGAGCCCTGG AACGCCTTCTGGttcagcctgggctgctgcacCTTCTTCCTCATCCCTAGCATCATCTTCGCCGTCAGACTCACCAAACACTTCCGCCCCATCCGCAACCGGCTCAT